A stretch of Paenibacillus mucilaginosus 3016 DNA encodes these proteins:
- a CDS encoding ABC transporter substrate-binding protein, giving the protein MALTLTISLLVGCVGTSGGSESEHGSTDAAGTTPISFTFFSADPNPNWQNMQDDVGKEITKRTGVTLDAEFAVGDPAQKVALIATSGQYPDLISPKGELNKLVDAGAMLDLTDLIEKHAPNIKKLIGDQSKRLRYSTEDKSIYVIPTYSAVGGVNFTAGGGFELQHRAVKEAGYPPIKTLKDYEKVIQSYIDKHPTDEQGNKNIGLSLNADDWRMYISVTNPAAETTGKSGDGEYYIDPTTYEAQYHYRTEGEKDYFKWLNHMYTIGLLDKESFVQKYDQYLAKIASGRVIGLIDVDWDYADGEKSLKSQGKQDHTYGHYSVMLSDQYKDNRFQSTGFMAGWGVGITTECEDPVRAIQFLDFLASEQAQVLNNWGLEGKHYQMQDGKRVVPQDVQQRIMNDNTAFSRESGIGFYTNLGAHYGDGVQDSTGNYYTKNYPEQILNTYSDADKETLKAYGASTWKDLFPKEEEFPVKAWGAAWNISVPGDDDVTILANKMRDITRKRIPQAVMAKPEEFDGIWEAYQQDLIKAGVEKMEKGFTKYVQDRVKLWNE; this is encoded by the coding sequence ATGGCGTTGACGCTCACCATTAGTTTACTGGTCGGATGCGTCGGAACCAGCGGCGGCAGCGAAAGCGAACACGGCAGCACCGATGCTGCAGGTACAACTCCGATCAGCTTCACGTTCTTCAGTGCCGATCCCAATCCCAATTGGCAGAACATGCAGGATGACGTTGGAAAAGAAATCACAAAGCGGACAGGCGTTACGCTGGATGCCGAGTTCGCCGTAGGAGATCCGGCACAGAAGGTTGCGCTCATCGCGACAAGCGGCCAATATCCGGATCTCATCAGCCCCAAAGGAGAGCTCAACAAGCTGGTTGACGCGGGGGCCATGCTGGACCTCACCGATCTCATTGAGAAGCACGCCCCAAATATCAAGAAGCTGATCGGCGATCAGTCGAAGCGTCTGCGCTACAGCACCGAGGACAAGTCGATCTATGTCATCCCGACCTACTCGGCTGTGGGAGGTGTCAACTTCACGGCTGGCGGAGGGTTCGAGCTTCAGCACCGTGCCGTGAAGGAAGCGGGCTACCCGCCGATCAAGACGCTGAAGGACTATGAGAAGGTCATTCAATCCTATATCGACAAGCATCCGACCGATGAACAGGGAAACAAGAACATCGGGCTTTCCCTTAATGCGGACGATTGGCGGATGTACATCTCCGTGACGAACCCGGCAGCCGAGACCACCGGTAAGTCGGGGGACGGCGAATACTACATCGATCCGACAACCTACGAAGCCCAATATCATTACCGGACGGAAGGTGAAAAAGACTACTTCAAGTGGCTCAACCATATGTATACCATCGGCTTGCTCGATAAAGAAAGCTTTGTCCAGAAATATGATCAATATCTGGCCAAGATCGCTTCAGGACGGGTGATCGGATTAATCGACGTCGACTGGGATTATGCGGACGGCGAGAAATCGCTGAAGTCCCAAGGGAAGCAGGACCATACGTACGGGCACTATTCCGTGATGCTGTCCGATCAATACAAGGACAATCGGTTCCAATCGACCGGCTTTATGGCCGGCTGGGGCGTTGGGATTACTACGGAGTGTGAAGATCCGGTCCGTGCCATCCAATTCCTCGACTTTCTGGCATCGGAGCAGGCACAGGTGTTGAACAATTGGGGCCTGGAAGGCAAGCATTACCAGATGCAGGATGGCAAACGCGTCGTTCCGCAGGACGTTCAGCAGCGCATCATGAACGACAACACCGCATTCAGCAGGGAATCCGGTATCGGCTTCTATACGAATCTCGGCGCCCATTATGGTGACGGCGTTCAAGATTCCACAGGTAATTATTACACCAAGAATTACCCGGAACAAATCCTCAACACCTATTCCGATGCCGACAAGGAAACGCTTAAAGCTTACGGAGCTTCGACCTGGAAGGACCTGTTTCCAAAGGAAGAGGAATTCCCGGTTAAGGCATGGGGGGCCGCGTGGAATATTTCCGTGCCGGGCGACGATGATGTCACAATTCTTGCGAATAAAATGAGGGACATTACCAGAAAGCGGATTCCTCAAGCGGTTATGGCCAAACCAGAAGAATTCGATGGAATCTGGGAGGCGTATCAGCAGGATCTGATCAAGGCTGGTGTCGAGAAAATGGAGAAGGGCTTCACGAAGTATGTTCAGGACCGCGTGAAACTTTGGAATGAATAG
- a CDS encoding AraC family transcriptional regulator, producing the protein MIDVHLDWFTTDHQFQFFIQYGGHEDDMELHRHVDFSELVVVLNGNATHRVNAETSFIKKGDVFVIDGATPHAYIDPHHFKICNIMYRPEMLRSAGPDLRMSNGYQALFVLEPFYRHLHPYQSKLSLPIPSLEYVFSLIKVMIEEYQHKIQGYQTMLNARFMELVVYLSRQYENQERHGDPSNLMHLAAAISYMEDQYLKSISLEEIAAESNISVRHLNRIFRSYYQTTPFAYLQRLRLEHACMMLKKTGLPITEISHESGFNDSNYFTRQFTKVYGQSPKAYRQSCGDRPYRV; encoded by the coding sequence GTGATCGACGTTCATTTGGATTGGTTTACGACCGATCATCAGTTCCAGTTTTTTATTCAATATGGCGGCCATGAAGATGACATGGAGCTGCATCGTCATGTCGATTTTTCCGAGCTCGTCGTGGTATTGAACGGGAACGCCACACATAGGGTCAATGCCGAAACTTCGTTTATCAAGAAGGGAGACGTCTTTGTTATAGACGGAGCTACTCCCCATGCGTATATTGATCCCCACCATTTCAAGATCTGCAATATCATGTACCGCCCTGAGATGCTGCGGTCGGCCGGGCCCGATCTTCGAATGTCCAACGGCTATCAGGCGCTTTTCGTTTTGGAACCGTTTTATCGTCACCTTCATCCTTATCAGAGCAAGCTCAGCCTGCCGATCCCGAGTCTGGAGTATGTCTTCTCCCTCATTAAGGTCATGATTGAGGAATATCAACATAAGATTCAGGGCTATCAAACCATGCTTAATGCGCGATTTATGGAACTCGTTGTCTATCTGTCCAGGCAGTATGAGAATCAGGAACGCCACGGGGACCCAAGCAATCTGATGCATTTGGCGGCGGCGATCTCCTATATGGAGGATCAATATCTTAAGTCCATTTCGCTGGAGGAGATTGCAGCCGAGTCCAATATTTCGGTGAGGCACTTAAACCGGATTTTCCGTTCCTACTATCAAACCACCCCCTTCGCCTATCTTCAGAGGCTGCGGCTGGAGCATGCATGCATGATGCTGAAAAAGACGGGCCTCCCGATCACCGAAATTTCGCATGAAAGCGGATTTAATGACAGCAACTACTTTACCCGGCAGTTCACTAAAGTGTATGGCCAATCTCCAAAAGCCTATCGGCAAAGTTGTGGGGACAGGCCATACAGGGTGTGA
- a CDS encoding VOC family protein produces the protein MKIIVTSIFVQDQDKALKFYTETLGFVKKHDVPVGEFRWITLVSPDDQDGTELLLEPNNHPAAKEYQQKIFAEGIPATMFGVTDIHQEYNRLVENGVKFTIEPTTMGELTLAVFDDTCGNLLQIVQK, from the coding sequence ATGAAAATCATTGTTACCAGTATATTCGTTCAAGATCAGGACAAGGCATTGAAGTTTTATACCGAAACGCTGGGCTTTGTAAAAAAGCATGACGTTCCCGTCGGGGAGTTTAGGTGGATCACGCTGGTTTCTCCGGATGATCAGGACGGTACCGAGCTTTTGCTCGAACCGAATAACCATCCTGCCGCCAAAGAGTATCAACAGAAGATATTTGCCGAAGGCATCCCGGCCACCATGTTTGGCGTTACGGATATTCATCAAGAGTACAACCGATTAGTGGAAAACGGCGTAAAGTTTACTATCGAGCCGACAACAATGGGCGAACTCACACTGGCTGTCTTCGACGATACATGCGGCAACCTTCTTCAGATTGTGCAGAAGTAA
- a CDS encoding TetR/AcrR family transcriptional regulator, protein MRRSKEEAHQTIRRLTEVARAHFTEHGYVGASLESIVQEADVTRGAVYHHFRSKKELFRIVLEAVQLEVAEQVEAAASAADEVWEQLYRGCRAFVLAAVEQNRKRILLVDGPAIMGWDVWRAMDEKYSMRLLREQLELMQEQGHIPGVSAAAMAHFLSGALNETSLWLASRTPDAADLDNSMNVIRLFLDGIRKHREDLQTPLDHPQ, encoded by the coding sequence ATGAGGAGAAGTAAGGAGGAAGCTCATCAAACCATCCGCAGGCTGACAGAGGTGGCGCGCGCCCATTTTACCGAGCACGGATACGTGGGCGCGTCGCTCGAATCGATTGTGCAGGAAGCGGACGTGACGCGGGGAGCCGTGTATCATCATTTTCGCAGCAAAAAGGAGCTGTTCCGGATCGTGCTGGAAGCGGTGCAGCTTGAAGTGGCCGAACAAGTGGAGGCCGCGGCATCCGCTGCGGATGAGGTCTGGGAGCAGCTTTATCGGGGCTGCCGGGCATTCGTGCTGGCAGCGGTCGAACAGAATCGCAAACGGATCCTCCTGGTTGACGGCCCGGCGATTATGGGCTGGGACGTATGGCGGGCGATGGATGAGAAATATTCCATGCGCCTTCTGCGGGAGCAGCTGGAACTGATGCAGGAACAGGGACATATCCCGGGCGTGTCCGCAGCCGCCATGGCGCACTTCCTTTCGGGAGCGCTCAATGAAACCTCCCTTTGGCTGGCAAGCCGCACGCCCGACGCGGCGGATTTGGACAACAGCATGAACGTCATCCGGCTCTTCCTGGATGGGATCAGGAAGCATCGGGAGGATCTGCAGACGCCACTCGATCATCCTCAGTGA
- a CDS encoding VOC family protein, translating into MKINSFYPVLMTDRVADTAAFYMNYFGFEPVFEADWYVSLRSAGGSLPFELAILDADHSTVPAAYRGGVKGLLLNLEVDHVDAEYDRLILTHKLPLVQDIRSEEFGQRHFITCDPNGVLIDIITVIPPSGDFREQYAEAVWEGPDHHEEK; encoded by the coding sequence ATGAAGATCAACAGCTTTTATCCGGTTCTGATGACCGACAGGGTTGCAGACACAGCCGCCTTTTACATGAATTACTTTGGGTTCGAACCGGTGTTTGAGGCGGATTGGTACGTTAGTCTTCGATCGGCCGGCGGATCCCTCCCGTTCGAACTCGCCATTCTCGATGCAGACCATTCAACCGTGCCCGCGGCTTACCGCGGAGGGGTGAAGGGGCTGCTGCTCAACCTGGAGGTTGACCATGTCGACGCAGAATACGACCGTCTTATCCTTACGCACAAGCTGCCCCTTGTCCAAGACATCCGAAGCGAAGAGTTTGGGCAGCGGCATTTTATCACTTGTGACCCGAATGGGGTATTGATCGACATCATTACCGTGATTCCTCCTTCAGGGGACTTCCGTGAACAGTATGCAGAGGCCGTATGGGAGGGTCCGGATCACCATGAGGAGAAGTAA
- the ppsA gene encoding phosphoenolpyruvate synthase has product MTSLVLGFQEMDRTQLLLVGGKGLNLGELSKIEGIQVPEGFCVTTAGYQKAIEQNETYHALLDRLTMLKAEDRAQIGEISRKIRQILREAEIPSDVMKAVTHYLSRFGEEHAYAVRSSATAEDLPHASFAGQQDTYLNIIGKEAILQHISQCWASLFTDRAVIYRIQNGFDHSQVYISVIVQRMVFPQASGILFTADPITSNRKLLSIDAGFGLGEALVSGLVSADSYKVCDEQIVEKRIAAKKLAVYARKEGGTVTRPIDPDQQKAQTLTEQQILQLARTGRQIEAYFGCPQDIEWCLAHDTFYMVQSRPITTLYPIPEANDGENHVYVSVGHQQMMTDPLKPLGLSFYLLVTPAPMRKAGGRLFVDVTAMLATPDSRENLFNAMEQHDPLMKDALMTVIERGDFIKSLPNNNKEQSLGKSNKGVSSAGLQAPIENDPTIVTDLIKRNQTSVEELKQNIRTKSGSDLFDFILEDIQQLKKILFDPQSSAVFMAAIDASSWINENMKKWLGEKNAADTLSQSVPNNITSEMGLALLDVADVIRPFPEVIEYLQQVKEDHFEDDLVKCKGGQETLDAIHDYLSKYGMRCTGEIDITRTRWSEKPTTLIPMILSNIKNLEPHASHRKFEQGRQEALKKEQELLDRLKVLPDGEQKAKETKRKIDLIRNFIGYREYPKYGLVNRYFVYKQALLKEAEQLVQAGVIHEKEDIYYLTFEELHEVVRTNQLDYGIIGKRKDEYKWYEKLTPPRVITSDGEIIAGKYKREHLPAEAIAGLPVSSGVIEGRARVILHMEEADLEDGDILVTTFTDPSWTPLFVFIKGLVTEVGGLMTHGAVIAREYGLPAVVGVENATKLIQDGQRIRVHGTEGYIELL; this is encoded by the coding sequence ATGACTTCTTTGGTTCTCGGTTTTCAGGAAATGGACAGAACGCAGCTTTTGCTCGTGGGCGGAAAAGGGTTAAACTTAGGGGAATTATCCAAAATCGAAGGAATACAAGTACCGGAAGGATTTTGTGTGACAACAGCGGGATATCAAAAAGCCATCGAACAAAACGAAACGTATCATGCTTTGTTGGATCGGCTAACCATGCTCAAAGCAGAAGATCGCGCTCAAATTGGTGAGATCAGCAGAAAAATTCGACAAATCCTTAGGGAAGCAGAAATTCCTTCCGATGTGATGAAAGCCGTTACTCACTATCTTTCCCGGTTTGGCGAAGAACATGCTTACGCCGTACGTTCCAGTGCGACGGCTGAAGATTTGCCCCATGCTTCTTTTGCAGGTCAGCAGGACACCTATTTAAATATCATCGGCAAGGAAGCCATCCTGCAGCATATCAGCCAATGCTGGGCTTCCCTGTTTACGGACCGCGCGGTAATCTACCGTATACAGAATGGATTTGATCACAGTCAAGTGTATATATCCGTTATCGTTCAAAGGATGGTTTTTCCACAAGCTTCAGGAATTTTATTCACCGCCGATCCGATTACTTCTAACCGAAAGCTGCTGTCGATCGATGCCGGCTTTGGACTTGGAGAAGCACTGGTCTCCGGCTTGGTATCTGCCGACAGTTATAAAGTTTGCGATGAGCAAATCGTCGAAAAGAGAATAGCAGCGAAAAAGCTGGCTGTCTATGCACGTAAAGAAGGCGGAACAGTGACACGGCCGATCGATCCCGATCAGCAAAAGGCTCAAACCCTTACGGAACAACAAATTCTGCAGCTGGCACGCACAGGAAGACAGATCGAAGCTTATTTTGGATGTCCTCAAGATATCGAATGGTGTTTGGCCCACGATACATTTTATATGGTCCAGAGTCGGCCCATCACTACGTTATACCCGATCCCTGAAGCGAATGATGGAGAAAATCACGTATACGTATCCGTCGGACATCAACAAATGATGACAGATCCCTTGAAACCGCTGGGGTTGTCTTTTTACCTTCTAGTCACTCCTGCACCCATGCGTAAAGCCGGCGGGAGGTTGTTTGTCGATGTTACGGCTATGCTGGCTACACCTGACAGCAGGGAAAATTTATTCAATGCCATGGAACAACACGATCCGCTCATGAAAGACGCACTTATGACCGTAATAGAGCGGGGAGATTTTATCAAATCGCTACCCAATAATAATAAAGAACAGAGTCTTGGTAAAAGCAATAAAGGTGTATCGTCTGCGGGTCTTCAAGCCCCCATCGAAAACGATCCGACCATCGTTACCGATTTGATTAAGCGTAATCAAACATCGGTCGAAGAGTTGAAACAAAACATCCGAACGAAATCAGGATCGGATTTGTTTGATTTTATCCTGGAAGATATCCAGCAATTAAAGAAGATCTTATTTGACCCACAAAGTTCGGCTGTGTTTATGGCTGCTATAGATGCTTCATCGTGGATCAATGAAAACATGAAGAAATGGTTGGGTGAAAAAAACGCAGCGGATACGCTATCTCAATCCGTACCGAACAATATTACCTCGGAAATGGGTCTGGCGCTGCTGGATGTCGCAGATGTGATTCGTCCTTTTCCAGAAGTCATTGAATATTTACAACAGGTAAAAGAGGATCACTTTGAGGATGACCTGGTTAAGTGTAAAGGTGGACAGGAGACGCTGGACGCGATCCATGATTATCTCAGCAAATACGGAATGCGATGTACAGGAGAAATCGATATTACTAGAACCCGTTGGAGCGAAAAACCAACTACGCTTATCCCCATGATTCTCAGTAATATCAAAAACTTGGAGCCTCATGCCAGCCACCGGAAATTCGAGCAAGGGCGGCAGGAAGCTTTGAAAAAAGAACAGGAGTTATTAGATCGATTGAAGGTCTTACCGGATGGCGAACAAAAAGCCAAAGAAACCAAACGAAAGATCGACTTAATCCGGAATTTCATCGGTTATCGGGAATATCCCAAGTATGGCTTGGTGAACCGTTACTTCGTTTATAAGCAGGCTCTGCTGAAAGAAGCCGAACAACTCGTACAAGCGGGCGTAATCCATGAGAAAGAAGATATATACTATCTCACTTTTGAAGAGCTTCACGAGGTCGTACGCACCAATCAACTGGATTACGGGATCATCGGCAAACGAAAAGACGAATACAAATGGTATGAAAAGCTAACTCCACCACGTGTCATCACGTCTGACGGTGAAATCATTGCAGGCAAGTACAAACGAGAACATCTCCCAGCCGAAGCGATTGCGGGTCTGCCTGTTTCTTCCGGAGTGATAGAGGGAAGAGCACGTGTCATCTTACATATGGAAGAAGCTGATCTGGAAGATGGAGATATATTGGTCACCACCTTTACTGACCCCAGTTGGACACCCTTGTTTGTATTCATCAAGGGCCTGGTCACCGAAGTTGGGGGACTGATGACCCATGGAGCCGTTATCGCACGTGAATATGGCTTGCCCGCCGTTGTCGGTGTGGAGAATGCTACCAAGCTGATTCAAGACGGACAACGAATTCGCGTGCATGGAACAGAAGGGTACATCGAACTTTTGTAA